The region tgtgatggacaagacccaatcctaagcctagcatagagatcgtgtagttcgtatgctaaagcttttctaatgtcaagtatcatttccttagaccatgagattgtgcaactcccggatgccgtaggaatgctttgggtgtaccaaacgtcacaacgtaactgggtggctataaaggtgcactacaggtatcttcaaaagtgtctgttgggttggcacgaatcgagactgggatttgtcactccgtgtaaacggagaggtatctctgggcccactcggtaggacatcatcataatgtgcacaatgtgaccaaggggttgatcacgggatgatgtgttacggaacgagtaaagagacttgccggtaacgagattgaacaaggtatcggtataccgacgatcgaatctcgggcaagtacaataccgctagacaaagggaattgtatacgggatcgattgagtccttaacatcgtggttcatccgatgagatcatcatggaacatgtgggatccaacatgggtatccagatcccgctgttggttattgaccggagaacgtctcggtcatgtctacatgtctcccgaacccgtagggtctacacacttaaggttcgatgacgctagggttataaaggaagtttgtatgtggttaccgaatgttgttcggagtcccggatgagatcccggacgtcatgaggagttccggaatggtccggaggtaaagatttatatatgggaagtcttattttggtcgccggaaaagtttcacactttatcggtattgtgccgggagtgccgaaaggggtccgggggtccaccgggggggtccacctgccccggggggccacatgggctgtagggggtgcgccttggcctatatgggccaagggcaccagccccaagaggcccatgcgccaaggaaacttggggagggaagagtcctaaagggggaaggcacctccgaggtgccttggggaggatggactccccccccttggccgcaccccttccttggaggaaggggcaaggctgcgcctcccccctctcccttgcccctatatatagtggaggggagggagggcatccatacctgaagccctggcgcctccctccctcccgtgacacctcctcctctcctgcaggtgcttggcgaagccctgcaggattgccacgctcctccaccaccaccatgccgtcgtgctgctgttggatggagtcttcctcaacctctccctctcaccttgctggatcaaggcatgggagacgtcaccgggctgtacgtgtgttgaacgcggaggtgccgtccgttcggcactaggatctccgttgatttggatcacaacgagtacgactccttcaaccccgttctcttgaacgcttccgcttagcgatctataagggtatgtagatgcactctccttcccctcgttgctggtttctccatagatagatcttggtgacacgtaggaaaattttgaatttctactacgttccccaacacgatgaGCACGGGAGCTCGGAGGAGGCCATAGTGCAGCTTATGACACCTCATTATGACAGGCTATTTGtttgttttttgaattttcaaacgcGCGAGGGGGGGAGGGGGTTCCCCTACCTGAATATATTGATCAAAGTGGGTTATTTGTTTTACATAGAGCCATAGAACCATTCCATTCTTCTACTATTCATGCTAGCTGCAAGAGTTGTTCTAGCATCTGCTGACCGTTATTTGTTGAAATTATGAACTAGCTTTCTATCATTACAGTTTTACGTGCATCGATGATGTCTAATTCAAATAGTATGTTTGTAGAGAACCAAGTGCCCTAACCTACACTATAAGGAGATCATGTGAAAGTGGTCTTTGAGCAATAATAAACCTGGGTCATACATTTGGTCTTGTACCTAATATCTCCGATCACTGTTGTTTTTTATGTTCAAGTTTATCTGTATTGCATTATGATGGCCCATGTAAACATACTTGGACGAGTTGCCAACCCAGTAAGAAGTTTGCTTTGTTTTTGTTGCTACCGCCTACTTTTTGAAGCATTTGAAACAACAAAGAATTGTATTTGCTTGCTTTAAGTCATCAAATAATTTTTGTTGTGATCTATAATTCATTTTTTTGTTGTTTGCATGTTGAGGTAGCATTATCTTTTTATCTAGAAAGTTTGCTATAGGCATGTAGTGAATTACATCTGAAGGCGGTTGCCACCCATGTCCCTTGTTGCTCACCTACCACGGCGCAGAGGCTCACTCCAAATACGAGTTTGTGGATTTGTGATAAGAGTGAGGGTTGAGAGTGAGTGGGATGTGGGTTGGGGTTGGTCAAATGCAGCAAATTGCATTTTAGTAGAGATGGTTTTGCAGCAAATTGCATGAGTGAGCGGTCCATACATATTTTTCATAAGTCATATTATTTTTTAGTTAGGATAGAATGGTAAATGCATTGGTTGGTTGCTTCAAGAGTAATAACGGACACGGTGGCGTATCAGTTGCATGTCCAACAACGGACATCATATATTTTGTTTCGTGGTAATGCACGACATTCAACTGTATGTTAGAACATGACAATGGCTCAGGAGACATTGGATCTACCTTCGTCGTTCGGCAGGCATCCCGGGTGGTGCACACCTCCTCCCCGTTGATGGCGATGGTGAATCGACACAAACGCTGGGGAAGGGTATCAGGACGTAGAGCGGGGCTCTTGGTAGGGGATTCCTCCTTGATGGTCCATGGGGAAGTACAGTGTGAAGGAGATAGGGCGCCATGTCAAAGGTGCGGTGGGCGTCATCTTGGAATGTCCCGCTACGATGGAAACCCGAGCGAAAAGGGTAGGGTATGACATGAAAATGGAACCGTGCGTCGTGGGGTGGTGTTTTTGTGTTGGGACCACATGTTGGTGATAACATGTCAGATATGCCGGACAACCACATTTCTCTCCTACATATGGGCTAATTTGAGGGAGCCCGGACTGTCTAGGTGGTTAAATTTTGAAGACGTTCGCTTGGCGCCCATTTGATGCCCATACATGCTTGGCTCTATGAGAGAGAAATGAGTTTCAACCTTGAAGACGACCTTAATTTTTTCTTTTAATTTATTTACATGTATTTTAGCccatagcaacgcacgggcattctgctAGTCATGCCTAGGACTTGAGTCATTTGGATGTTCCACAGTCCTATAGCCGACAAGTTAACCTAGCTAGGTACGAGTGAATTCATGTCTCTTTAAGCTATCTTATACACGAGTAAGTAGTCATGTACAAATGTTTTTTTTGCTTTTGAATAAGTTAAGACGAATGCaaatgtaaatagcatggtaaattACGGAACTCGGAGTTGATAATTTAAGTACAAACACCATATTAACATTTTTGAACCCtagaaaaagttgttgaaaacatatgcagtgcaatcttctgtgtaaatagcatggtaatatacgtaTTGTAGACCGATAACTTACGCGCAAATCCCATGGTAAATTTGAGTCGGGGGAATTTTATTGTAAAACATAATCCCGTTAACTTACGTAAATAACATGATATTTTACGCTTTGCAGACTTGATAATTTGCATATAAACACCGAGGTAACTTTGACCCAAGAGGAAGTGTTGTTAAAAATATGCCCCGGTAatttttgtgtaaataacatggtaatataagcACCACATAACCAATAACTTACATACAAACACTTTGGTAAAAAATTTATGCGGAAAAAAGGTTGTTAAAAATGTACCCCAGTAATttctgtgtaaataacatggtaatataagcACAACATAACTGATGTTTTACATAAAAACACCATGGTAATTATTTGATCCAGAAAAAAATGTTGAAAAATATACCTCgctaacttatgtgaaaatagcatggcaatatatgaACCACATACGTGATAATTTACATACATACACCATGATAACTTTGACCAATGACGGAAAAACTTATTAAAAACTATATCcggtaacttatgtgaaaataatACGGTAATATACGAACCGCAAACCCGATAATTTATGTACAAACACCACGAGAACTTTGACCAAGAGGGGGAAATTGTTGAAAACACACCCcgataacttatgtgaaaatagcacaATAATATATGAACTGCATACTAACTTNNNNNNNNNNNNNNNNNNNNNNNNNNNNNNNNNNNNNNNNNNNNNNNNNNNNNNNNNNNNNNNNNNNNNNNNNNNNNNNNNNNNNNNNNNNNNNNNNNNNNNNNNNNNNNNNNNNNNNNNNNNNNNNNNNNNNNNNNNNNNNNNNNNNNNNNNNNNNNNNNNNNNNNNNNNNNNNNNNNNNNNNNNNNNNNNNNNNNNNNNNNNNNNNNNNNNNNNNNNNNNNNNNNNNNNNNNNNNNNNNNNNNNNNNNNNNNNNNNNNNNNNNNNNNNNNNNNNNNNNNNNNNNNNNACTTACCGCCagtaacttatgtgaaaataacatggtaatatacgaACCAAATACCCGATAACTTAAATAAAACCACCGCGACAACATTGACCAATGGAAAAAAGTTGTTAAAAAGGTAACCCGTAACTTGtctgaaaataccaaaaataccatgataacttaaataccagAAGCGTGGTAACATATGTAGCCCAAGCGCGCTAACTTTGAGATTTATAAAAGTCGTTGGAACATAACAACATGGGACATAGTTTCAAAGATCTGGTCGCAACGAATCTTTTATGCGAAAACAATTTTTGCATTGGTCCAACGGTTTGAACTACAATTttcttttgaacttttgaaataggGAGAATTTAAAATGACATCAGATTTATTGTCCTCTAGTGCATACATACATGTGTGTGTGGAGAATGATGGGGGAACCATTTTATGCGCCCGGTAACTTGTGTGAAAATATCACGATAACTTATATACCACACGCGTGGTAACATATGTAGCCGGCAGCGTAGTAATTTTTTAGTAGAAAAAAGTCATTGGAACATAACAACTTGAGATCTAGTTCCAAAGATCTTATCGTGACGAATCTTTCATGTAAAAACGGCCTTTTGCATCGGACCGACGCTTTGAGCTACAAAATATTTTCAACTTCTGAAATAGAGAGAATTTAAGATGACATCCTGTAATACATCTGAGATATCTACCTGGCACACTAGATGGCAGACTTGATAACTTAGGTGCAAACCTGAGATAACTTTGACCCAGTGGGAAAGAAGTTGTTGAAACACTACCCGGTAACTTTCTTTGTAAATAACATGGTGATACACGCAATGTATGTCGGTTTCATCTCTCTTCACCCTTTTCTTAAAGTAGATCACTCGTTCAAATTCAAGCAAAAGAAATACGCCACGTACAGATGTGAACACACTCTATAAAGCCATATGTGCTAAGATACTTCAAAAAAAATTATAGGGAAGTTCCTCCATGAACTTACACATAAAGTGCAGCATCAATGATGCACAAAAAAAACAAAGAATTCACTTTTCTATGTACTAAGACAGTAGTACAAAGGTTAAAATCTTTGATTTCCATCCAATTAACagcagagaagacttggtgtgtttgTTATTGGGTCTGGTAActgtggtttgtcatgcatgagatCAAAGGTTCAAGTCCCATTAAGGGTCATATTTTGTATCACAGTCCTTAATGTAATATAAGGAAAATGCAAAAGGgcattttttttttgagacaatgcaAAAGGGCAAATAATCGCACAGGCCCAAACAATGTGGCCCATGCAAACCAGGTGAGCCCACCCCCCCTATTGGTTTTAGGGTGAAAACGGCCGGACCACGCGGAACCGCTCACCCCTCGCGCACTCGCAGCCCTATCGCCTCGCTCTCCCTCCAGGTGCGccgcctctccctcctctctcGCCGTCCATGGATCTAGCCGCGCCGGCCGATTCCTTCCTTCCCCGCCGGCCAAATCATCCCTTCCCCGCCGGCCGACTCCCTCCTTTCCTCGGTGCCCGCTAACTCCTCTCTTTCCTCTTATGATTTGCAGCAGAACAGGGGGAGTTCGATCTGGATCTGCAGTTGCGGCGGCTTGCAGAGGCACCCCCAGGCTGCTCCGCTGCTGCTCCTTGGCTGTTGGCTCGCAccgggaagacgaagagaagaaaagaaagccCAGGTATGTTGGAGAGAAGTCCAAATTTCAAATTTCAACCCTTAACTTGTCTCACGCTAAAACAGTTTACGTGGCAAGGAGACGAGAAAATCCACCATGTTTGAGGTTGAAATTTGAACCAAAACAAAGTTAAGGGTTGTAGACTGAACCGTGAGACAAGTTTAGGGGTAATATGGACTTCTCTTTCTCATGTGTATTTCTTTGTTTTGTTCATTTTTCAGCATGGATCAAATGGAAGTGGATCAGCAACCGCAACAACCACACCATGTAAGTATAAGCAGAGCATAACATTCCTTTGCATCCAAGTTTTCCTNNNNNNNNNNNNNNNNNNNNNNNNNNNNNNNNNNNNNNNNNNNNNNNNNNNNNNNNNNNNNNNNNNNNNNNNNNNNNNNNNNNNNNNNNNNNNNNNNNNNNNNNNNNNNNNNNNNNNNNNNNNNNNNNNNNNNNNNNNNNNNNNNNNNNNNNNNNNNNNNNNNNNNNNNNNNNCACCTGTTCTGTACAATTGCAGCAAAGTGAGAAACAAATATTCGATAGATGCATGAGAAATAAAGCCAGAGACTTTCGTGATAAAAGCTATGGTACTCTTATTCAGCCCTATGAGTTTACTTGTTCTCAAAATGGAGTACTTGGAGAAAAACATGGTTTTATACATTATTCAAATAAAGCAATAGCTTTTGCTGGGAATCCGGAAGAAGGATTTGTTTCAACAGAAGTGCAGAAACTAGCAGCTACTTTCTTAGTTGAGAATGAATTGCCCTTTAATCAGCTAGACTGAATTGGGCTGAACCCAAGAATTGATATAGGGATTGTTAAGACCCATGGTGTCGCCTATAATAGGGAGATTGGAAGAACTGTGACAGCTTATGCTCACATCCCCCAAAGTGTAGACTCCTGGTTAAATTCATTAAGTATTCAAGGTTCCGTTGACGTTCCCACAATTTTAAAAGATAGTATTAGGTATGGAAACCCTCCTCCCCTCTttatcctctctggtttatatttgCTTACATTGCCTCATACACTTGTATTTGCTTACACTGCCTCGTACACTTGTATTTGCTCCATACATTAGTCTAGTCTTTTAGATTGTGCAAGTTGCTATGTCTCATAAGTTTCTCCCATTATAATGTGCTTTGCCTTGTATTCATATTAGATTTGTCACATTAAATTATGCTGTTTTGTTAGTGATGAAAATTTACCTAAATTGTGCTATTTTGTTAGTGATGCAAATTTATCTCTGTTAGGAATTTGTATGTGGCACTTGAGGTTCTGCTAGTGACTTTTCATATTAGATTTGTCACATTAAATTGTGCTATGTTGTTAGTGATGAAAATTTATCTCTTGTAGGAATTTGAATTTGTATGTAGCACCTGCGGTTGTGCTAGTTGCTTCATATTAGTTCTGTCACATTAAATTCTATTATTTTGTTAGTGATGTAAATTTATCTCTTTAATCATGGTAGGGATTTGTATGAGCTACTTGAGAGGTTATGGGACAAAAACATGACAGTAGATGATGTGGGCCTTAGTGGAACTTATGGTCTCAATGGCGACATGATGCAAATTAAACCATCCCATGTTCGTGTAAGGAATCTTGATGCTAGGCGGCCTTCGCAAGGTTTGGCAGACATGATATTCCGCAATATTTTGAACCGCTGGACAAATGATGTTGAACTAAGGCACTTTCATCAATTCCTCCTTAATACAAATATATGGTATGCACTAGCCAACTAATTCTTCTAGCATTGACCATCATATGTGTTTAACTCTAATCATTTTTGGCAGCAAAGAAGATGTCCTCAATCATCCATTCCTAGGAAACTCCGGTGCTAGGGAGGGCATGTACAAGAAATTGTTTAGAAGAAATTTTACCCAACGTCAAAAAGATTGGTTGCAGAACAACATTAACACACAAGGGTGGCAAGTCCGAGTTGATCCTGCTGATCCAAATGCAGATTTTGGTTTTAGAGAGATTATGCTTTTTCAGAAACAAAATAAGTGGGCCAATGCGTTTGAGCCAAATACTTGGGGTGCCTTACACTTTGCAAAAATAGCCGTATCCCATTATCACGAACATGATCCTGTCGGGGTAAACTAACCAATCACAAATTATTATATTATTTTGATTTGGGGCTGTATATATAAATAACTGACCCTTTTTGTGTGTTTTGTGTGTGATAGCGTCCCCAGCTTGATGCTAAGCTCAAGGATCTTCTACCTGGACTACTTGCTGGAGTATATGGTGCAACGTTTAATCGGGACTTTTTAAAAGGTCCCGGATGATCTACCTGGCCTTCCTTCGCTTAACTGGAGTGTGTGGTGCCAAACCACTTTCAAGGTCTCGGCTAGttgactactccctccatcccaaaattcttgtcttagatttgtctaaatacggatgtatctagttgcaTTTTAGtgtttgatacatccgtatctagacaaatgtaagacaagaattttgggacggagggagtacttattatcTAAACTTTAGGGCTACTTATCCAACTTGTACGCATGTGAGCTTGTGAGCCACTGTGGCACTATTGACTTGGAACAcatttgttgttgtgtgcttgctTTGTTCTTTGGATTTTTTATCCTTTGTTGTATGCTTGTCAGCTTTGATCTGCTTGCTTCCTACTGTCAAAGCTTGCTCCTCCCCACGTTTCTCTTGCGCCGCCACCGCTGCACCTTCTTCCTCTAGCTCTGGTGCCAAATGCCAGGTCCTAGCCACTACACTCGTCACCCTTCTCCTTTGGTGGACGTGCGCACACACAGCTTGGATCAATCAACGCTGGCAGGGGCGTGAGCCAAGAACGGAGGGAGACACAGGTTGGTTTTCTCCAGTCCAGCATCCATTGCTTTGTGTgccttctttttttgtttttctattttgccTGGCAAACCTGCTACACAAATGCAGGGTGGCCTTTTACACTGCCCACTTCACCTCACCAGTGCACCCATGATCAGCTAGGCCATCCAGGGCGTGCTCTACAAACACACTTTGTCAACCTCCCAAAGCGTGCACACATACTGTTGACTAGGTGCTTATAACAATTGCAGCCTGACAAGTCACAAGTGACAACCCACTACATTCATTCACTATGCCATTTTACCAAATTTACCACAAGGACAAGATTAGACTGGCAAGATGAAGCCGACAGCCATGGACATGGCGATTAGCAGCTTCCTTTGGCCGAGCATCGAGCTGGGGGAAGCGCGGGCACAGCGCCTGAATACACAGACACACACTGTGAAAATTCAGACGCAATGTCAGTTTTAAGGTACATGCAAGATGTgtagtgaagggctgcggatttcgATGGGTTTCATGCTGTATGTAAATTCATTAAAGTTTCAAGTACTAAAACTTAATAGAAACGGTGATAAATTTACCAAGTTTCAAAACTAAGACGTAAACCCTAAGCCCTAAAGCCCTAAGCCCAGAACCCTAAAAGCATATGAAATTTggcaaaacatgatgaaacttggtAAAACTAATGTTATGGTTATCAAGTTTCAATATTTGAAACGAagttttttcttaaaaaaaacttGTCAGAATGTATTCTTGTTCGGAAGGTCTCGTCGCCACGAACACACATATGCAACCAAAATTTAATTTGGATTTTTGGTTCAAAAGATATAGTAAACTGAAATTAGAAGATGAAATGAAAAGGACATGAGAGGTGGGATGGATGCACATGCAACTCTCTGACACAAGTATACAGACAAAGAAGATAAGTATGCATGCATGGGGATCTCCAACCAAATAAATGGCTGAGACATGCACAAAAATCTTTTTCTCTGGAGCAATGCTAGACTTACGAAAATGTACGTAATAACCAACGTGGAGCATCAGTATTGGTGTTTAGGGGTGGCAGGGGCCCACCCACTTGAAAATTAGGGGGGTGATGTTTGGTTTAGTTGGAAGGTTTCGTAAACTTACGTATGCTTTTCGTAGGTATTAGGAttttcgttttgtttttttttgataCTAAGGGCTCGTTTGGTTTTCTCCGGCACCCTTTGACACCAGTGCACCCACGATGAGCTATCCAGGGCGTGCTCTACAGCATGCTTTGTCAACCTCAGCAGACCATGTCATGGGCTGCTACACAACTTGCAGCTCCAAGCCTACACACATACTGCTGATTAGGTGCGTATAACAATTGCACCTGACAACCCACAACACACATACACTGTGCCATTTTACCAAGTTTACTACAAGGACAAGATGGAACAGACAACCACGCACACGGCGATTATCAGCTTCCTTTTGCCGAGCTTCGAGCTGAGCGCGGGCACAACGCCTGAATACACAGACACACACTTTGTGAAAATTCAGACGCAATGTCAGTTTCATGATACATGCAAATGCGAGAGTGAGATATTGTACCTGCGGGTGAAGGGCTGGGGATTTCCACCGGTTCTgaaggtgaagggctgcggatttcgATGGGTTCCATGCTGTATGTAATGTAGCAGCTGTACGACCTCACATGACCAGTCGTGCTGTTAGCGCTCGCCAGATTCGAAAGTCCACTCTGCAGACAATCGGCGCACTCATCTGGTGCCAAGTCCCTCGAGCACTGCATCAGCCCATACGTCTCCAGCGAGGCGCCATACGAGTCCGTATACGGCAGGCTGCCGTTGGCGAACCTCATCGACGCGCCGGAGGCCTCAGGAAGGAGCCGGCTCATCAGCTTCCACCGCGTCTCGTTCATGGCGACTATGTCACGGATGGACAAGTCAGACTTGCCGTCGGCAAACTCAGACCAAAAGGACCCGCCGGCGCCGGGCACGGAGAAGGAAGAGTCGCTGGAGTATCGTAGGACGCAGGCGTCGTACATGGCCCCAGCGTCCCATGTGTAGGGGCACTGTTCGCTCGGAAAAGATTGCGCCGCCGCCAAACAGCTCTCGCACATGGTCCAGTTATAGTTGGCGTAGCACATGACATGACCGAATACCTTGTCCGGCGGGTCGCCGTAGCTGCCGTTTGTTGGCCGCTGTAAGCCGCGGCGACAAGCGGGCGCAGCGTGCGGGCGCGCGCTGGCCGCGTCGGGTGCGTCATTCCCGTAGCTAGCATGTGCGTGTGTTGGTCGTGGCCGTGGTGAGTGGAGTCTCCGAGCCGGCCGAGTCTCTGTGCGGCAGTTCCTGCATGTGTGGTGCGTGGGAGCTGCGTCTCCGCAGGCTACAAAGCCGGCCATTTCCAGGTTGTTAGCAGCGTGCATGTAGCTAGGGATTAGCTAGGTAGTTAGTGCATGGGTTAGTGGCCGATCTGGCGTGCGTGCCTCTGGGTATTAAAGTGGCCACGGTGCTGGTGTGTAGGTGCGCCAGAGAAGAGAGATGTAGCCTCTCAGTGTATGTGTGCTCGCCGTGAGGGTGTGTGTGTTGAGTTCGAGCTCAAGAAAAGCGTTCGTGCGCTGGCAAACCCTCCCCGTGTCCTTCTTCTTCCTGTTGTCTTCGTCCTCCTCGTGTTGTTCGAGCGCAGCAGCGAGGGAGAGCGTGTGTGGGCTAGCGAGGGAGAAGGCCACGGTAACAACACCGTTGAGGAAGCCGCCGTTGCCGCCGGCGCCGGCGAAGAGGTATTCGACGAGCGAGCCGACATTTGTCAGAAGCTGCTCTGTGCTGCCAGGCCTGGTTGTGTTATCTACGATTACGCAGTCACTGATAATGGGTGGCTGCAGTTGCTGGTCAGCTATTGCACCGGCGAGCGAAACGATGGCCGTGAGGAACAAGGTTTGGAGGATGCGCTGAATTGCCGCCATGGGAATGGAACCGTCTTTCATGCGT is a window of Triticum dicoccoides isolate Atlit2015 ecotype Zavitan chromosome 2B, WEW_v2.0, whole genome shotgun sequence DNA encoding:
- the LOC119365820 gene encoding uncharacterized protein LOC119365820, whose translation is MDQMEVDQQPQQPHHQSEKQIFDRCMRNKARDFRDKSYGIVKTHGVAYNREIGRTVTAYAHIPQSVDSWLNSLSIQGSVDVPTILKDSIRDLYELLERLWDKNMTVDDVGLSGTYGLNGDMMQIKPSHVRVRNLDARRPSQGLADMIFRNILNRWTNDVELRHFHQFLLNTNICKEDVLNHPFLGNSGAREGMYKKLFRRNFTQRQKDWLQNNINTQGWQVRVDPADPNADFGFREIMLFQKQNKWANAFEPNTWGALHFAKIAVSHYHEHDPVGRPQLDAKLKDLLPGLLAGVYGATFNRDFLKGPG